TAATATAAATAATGCCCCTTCTAAGAGCAACGGGACATTATTTATTGTAAAAAGTCTTTATTAATTTAACTCTTCTTTTATAAGCTTAACAAGTTCATTCTCCAATTTTTCTAATAAATTATTATCTTTTCCTTCTAGCATTACTCTAATAAGCGGCTCGGTTCCAGAAGCTCTAACGAATACTCTGCCATCTTCTAATTTACTTTCCGCTTTTTTTATAGCATCTTGTATTTTTTTGTTTTTCTCCCAGCCATCTTTTTTCTTTACTTTTATATTTGCCAATCGTTGTGGCCATTTTTTTAATGCTTCTGCTAATTTACTGAAGCTTTTTTTTGTCTTTTTGATTATTGCTATTGTTTGAATAGCGGTTAAAACTCCATCTCCAGTTTTATTGTAATCTAAAAAGATTATATGACCAGATTGTTCCCCACCTAAATTATATCCATTCTCTAACATTTCTTTTAACACATAACGGTCTCCATTAGCGCTTATTACTACTTCTCCACCGTTATCCTTCATTAGCTCTGTTAGACCTAAATTACTATATGCTGTTGTCACAAGGGTGTTTTTATTTAGAAGATTATTTTCACTCATATATATGGCTGCTATGGCCATTATTTTATCTCCATCGACAAGTTCACCTTTTTCGTCTACCATAATTACTCTATCAGCATCACCATCATGTGCTATTCCCAAATCAGCATTTTCTTTTCTTACTAATTCCTGCACATATTCTGGATGTGTAGAGCCACAGTCCAGATTGATTTTATCACCTGCAGGACGATTATTAATAACTATTACTTCTGCTCCGAGTTGTTCCAACACTTCTGGAGCAACTTTATATGCTGCACCATTTGCACAATCTAAAACGATCTTAAGCCCAGAAAAATCAATATCAACTGTCGTTAGCAAGTAATCTATGTATTTTATTAGTAAATCATCTGTTTCTTCAATATTACCAATATTGATAGATGTTGGCGAAGGAATAGAATCATATTCTTCAAAAATTAAGTCTTCAATGTCTAATTCCATCTCATCAGACAATTTATATCCTTCACTAGTAAAA
The genomic region above belongs to Halanaerobiaceae bacterium ANBcell28 and contains:
- the glmM gene encoding phosphoglucosamine mutase: MGKLFGTDGVRGVANEELTGEMAYKLGRAGAYYITKNFKGKRKPVMIIGKDTRVSGDMLEAALAAGMTSVGVDVIKLGIIPTPGVSYLTATNDVDGGVMISASHNPIADNGIKFFTSEGYKLSDEMELDIEDLIFEEYDSIPSPTSINIGNIEETDDLLIKYIDYLLTTVDIDFSGLKIVLDCANGAAYKVAPEVLEQLGAEVIVINNRPAGDKINLDCGSTHPEYVQELVRKENADLGIAHDGDADRVIMVDEKGELVDGDKIMAIAAIYMSENNLLNKNTLVTTAYSNLGLTELMKDNGGEVVISANGDRYVLKEMLENGYNLGGEQSGHIIFLDYNKTGDGVLTAIQTIAIIKKTKKSFSKLAEALKKWPQRLANIKVKKKDGWEKNKKIQDAIKKAESKLEDGRVFVRASGTEPLIRVMLEGKDNNLLEKLENELVKLIKEELN